In Spinacia oleracea cultivar Varoflay chromosome 5, BTI_SOV_V1, whole genome shotgun sequence, a single window of DNA contains:
- the LOC110803249 gene encoding uncharacterized protein produces MIEEAGRGPPHGILFAVVVLLVVSAPVLIGDWEAITESISELLSPIGLLLLPIILLLTIQFLSSDRGNFFTSIFTATGEPDSIHRASGSPFGVALVLVIVLFLVYNRMSLFGGDDDSDD; encoded by the coding sequence ATGATAGAAGAAGCAGGACGGGGTCCTCCTCACGGCATCCTATTTGCAGTAGTAGTATTACTAGTAGTCTCAGCACCCGTCTTAATCGGCGACTGGGAAGCCATTACTGAGTCAATCTCCGAGTTACTCAGTCCAATTGGACTCCTTTTACTCCCTATTATACTCCTTTTAACTATTCAGTTTCTTTCTTCAGATCGAggcaactttttcacctccaTTTTCACCGCCACCGGTGAACCTGACTCTATCCACCGTGCTAGTGGCTCCCCTTTCGGTGTCGCACTTGTCCTTGTCATCGTACTCTTCCTTGTCTACAACCGTATGTCGCTCTTTGGCGGTGACGATGATTCCGATGATTAA